One Longimicrobiaceae bacterium DNA segment encodes these proteins:
- a CDS encoding SIMPL domain-containing protein (The SIMPL domain is named for its presence in mouse protein SIMPL (signalling molecule that associates with mouse pelle-like kinase). Bacterial member BP26, from Brucella, was shown to assemble into a channel-like structure, while YggE from E. coli has been associated with resistance to oxidative stress.) → MKASLVTILPLAAVLAAAGAARAQMQQGPMAPATIRVSSSGEARATPDQAFVDFGMETVAPTAKAASDQNAARMARVIAALVAAGIARTDIQTRDYNVYPEYSQPGPAGGDPAIRGYHVNNTVSVKTDRIAQVGALIDAALGAGANRVNGVRFGFRSPETLRAQALRQAIDRGRAEAQNIAAGLGVRLGPVLDASTSSEQRVYPPQPMMMARGAAADAVQTPVEPGEQTVGATISLVFAIAGGQ, encoded by the coding sequence ATGAAAGCTTCCCTGGTCACGATCCTTCCCCTGGCCGCCGTGCTCGCGGCGGCAGGCGCGGCACGAGCCCAGATGCAGCAGGGCCCGATGGCGCCGGCCACCATCCGCGTATCGTCCAGCGGCGAGGCGCGGGCCACGCCGGACCAGGCATTCGTGGACTTCGGGATGGAGACGGTGGCGCCCACCGCCAAGGCCGCGAGCGACCAGAACGCCGCGCGCATGGCCCGCGTGATCGCCGCGCTGGTGGCCGCCGGCATCGCGCGCACCGACATCCAGACGCGCGACTACAACGTCTACCCGGAGTATTCGCAGCCCGGCCCGGCCGGCGGCGACCCCGCCATCCGCGGCTACCACGTGAACAACACCGTCTCGGTGAAGACCGACCGCATCGCGCAGGTGGGCGCGCTGATCGACGCGGCGCTGGGTGCGGGCGCCAACCGCGTAAACGGCGTGCGCTTCGGCTTCCGCAGCCCGGAGACGCTGCGGGCGCAGGCGCTCCGCCAGGCCATCGACCGCGGCCGAGCGGAGGCGCAGAACATCGCGGCGGGGCTGGGCGTGCGGCTGGGTCCGGTGCTGGACGCCAGCACCAGCTCCGAGCAGCGTGTGTATCCCCCTCAGCCCATGATGATGGCCCGCGGTGCCGCAGCCGATGCGGTGCAGACGCCCGTGGAGCCCGGCGAGCAGACGGTGGGCGCCACCATCTCCCTCGTCTTCGCCATCGCGGGCGGCCAGTAA
- a CDS encoding nuclear transport factor 2 family protein: MRAVVVRMFDGMRAGDTAAIRATLHPDARLQSVDVHEGRPAVRTIPMDAFLRAVGTPHAEMYDERIANVEVRVDGDLATAWMDYAFYVGPKFSHCGIDAFQLFRGPDGWRVLQIADTRHTSCPRMNTPPPAA; the protein is encoded by the coding sequence GTGCGGGCGGTGGTCGTGCGGATGTTCGACGGGATGCGGGCGGGGGACACGGCGGCGATACGCGCCACGCTTCACCCCGACGCGCGCCTCCAGTCGGTGGACGTGCACGAAGGCCGGCCGGCCGTGCGCACCATCCCGATGGATGCGTTCCTGCGCGCGGTGGGCACGCCGCACGCGGAGATGTACGACGAGCGCATCGCGAACGTGGAGGTTCGCGTGGACGGGGACCTGGCGACGGCGTGGATGGACTACGCCTTTTACGTGGGCCCCAAGTTCAGCCACTGCGGCATCGACGCCTTCCAGCTCTTCCGCGGCCCGGACGGCTGGCGGGTCCTCCAGATCGCCGACACGCGCCACACGTCGTGCCCGCGCATGAACACCCCGCCCCCGGCCGCTTGA
- a CDS encoding YgiT-type zinc finger protein has protein sequence MNATHRPERLVERLVTYTIEIDGRVLIIEDVPARVNVETGEQLFSPETVERLQAIAWGDRKPDRGAEPPVFRFAP, from the coding sequence ATGAACGCCACGCATCGGCCCGAGCGGCTCGTGGAGCGGCTCGTGACCTATACGATCGAGATCGACGGTCGCGTTCTGATCATCGAAGACGTCCCTGCTCGCGTCAACGTCGAAACCGGCGAGCAGCTCTTCTCACCCGAAACGGTGGAGCGGCTGCAGGCGATCGCGTGGGGTGATCGGAAGCCGGATCGGGGCGCAGAGCCCCCGGTGTTCCGGTTTGCTCCGTGA
- a CDS encoding methyl-accepting chemotaxis protein, translating into MNENNGRVRGVLSTIRGRLYLGGAILVLLIGVGAVIGYTTVEQLNREMTVRLGSLRQSTEVSDVLESLILNQIAAGERYLVHPDPALAESFATLGRQAHEQRRRYKELKSLNASEYQELAAIDNLHSRIEVEYALAHAQMDLGQTDRALAREVAVRPLTQQLQDAIRNVGEEQVHKVSAAATDLNGMAHTREIFLLLSSLGAVLFSVALIWAAIRSINTPLQNLMGAAERLGQGDLRIHLNGKMTDEFQSLATAFNGMAGQLRNIVSETVSTADRISTFASDLSSISEEVAASSGEVATAMVGIASGAETQSHGLQATQQALADMGTRSQEIANASQSVALLSEQIYVTAKGSRTEVSSALDRLLEIREVVTASANQVTELEQSSAQIDRFVDTITAIARQTNLLALNAAIEAARAGEHGRGFAVVAEEVRKLAEGSARAAQEVAQNVSAIRSRIEGVVATMGQGTEKVADVEHVSKGADAALEQILAAVDGVRLAASQVGEAVSRSRDAMVEVERAVLEVSGTSESHAASAEEVSAAAEEQSAATQEMSASSMELLLSAERMKELVSGFQV; encoded by the coding sequence ATGAACGAGAACAACGGACGCGTCCGCGGCGTGCTTTCCACCATCCGGGGCCGCCTGTACCTGGGCGGCGCCATCCTGGTGCTGCTGATCGGGGTGGGCGCCGTGATCGGCTACACCACCGTCGAGCAGCTGAACCGGGAGATGACGGTGCGGCTGGGCTCGCTGCGCCAGAGCACGGAGGTCAGCGACGTGCTGGAGTCGCTGATCCTCAACCAGATCGCGGCCGGCGAGCGCTACCTGGTGCACCCGGACCCCGCTCTGGCCGAGAGCTTCGCCACGCTGGGGCGCCAGGCGCACGAGCAGCGGCGCCGCTACAAGGAGCTGAAGTCGCTCAACGCCTCGGAGTACCAGGAGCTGGCGGCGATCGACAACCTGCACTCGCGCATCGAGGTCGAGTACGCGCTGGCCCACGCCCAGATGGACCTGGGGCAGACCGACCGCGCGCTGGCGCGCGAGGTGGCCGTGCGGCCGCTCACCCAGCAGCTCCAGGACGCCATCCGCAACGTGGGCGAGGAGCAGGTGCACAAGGTGAGCGCCGCCGCGACCGACCTGAACGGCATGGCCCACACCCGCGAGATCTTCCTGCTGCTCTCGTCGCTGGGCGCGGTGCTCTTCTCCGTGGCTCTCATCTGGGCGGCGATCCGCAGCATCAACACCCCGCTCCAGAACCTGATGGGCGCGGCCGAGCGTCTGGGGCAGGGCGACCTGCGCATCCACCTGAACGGGAAGATGACCGACGAGTTCCAGTCGCTCGCCACCGCGTTCAACGGCATGGCGGGGCAGCTGCGCAACATCGTCTCCGAGACCGTCTCCACGGCCGACCGCATCTCCACCTTCGCGTCGGACCTGTCCAGCATCAGCGAGGAGGTCGCGGCCAGCAGCGGCGAGGTGGCCACGGCCATGGTGGGCATCGCCAGCGGCGCCGAGACGCAGTCGCACGGGCTTCAGGCCACGCAGCAGGCGCTCGCCGACATGGGCACCCGCTCGCAGGAGATCGCGAACGCGTCGCAGAGCGTGGCGCTGCTCAGCGAGCAGATCTACGTGACCGCCAAAGGCAGCCGCACCGAGGTGTCCTCGGCGCTCGACCGGCTGCTGGAGATCCGCGAGGTGGTGACCGCGTCGGCCAACCAGGTCACCGAGCTGGAGCAGAGCAGCGCGCAGATCGACCGCTTCGTCGACACCATCACCGCCATCGCCCGGCAGACCAACCTGCTGGCGCTGAACGCGGCCATCGAGGCGGCGCGCGCGGGCGAGCACGGCCGCGGCTTCGCCGTGGTCGCCGAGGAGGTGCGCAAGCTGGCCGAGGGCAGCGCCCGCGCCGCGCAGGAGGTCGCCCAGAACGTGAGCGCCATCCGCTCCCGAATCGAGGGCGTGGTGGCGACCATGGGCCAGGGCACGGAGAAGGTGGCCGACGTGGAGCACGTGTCCAAGGGCGCCGACGCCGCGCTGGAGCAGATCCTGGCCGCGGTCGACGGGGTGCGCCTGGCCGCGTCGCAGGTGGGCGAGGCCGTGTCTCGTAGCCGCGACGCCATGGTGGAGGTGGAGCGCGCCGTCCTGGAGGTTTCCGGCACCTCCGAGTCGCACGCCGCCAGCGCCGAGGAAGTTTCCGCCGCCGCCGAGGAGCAGTCGGCAGCGACACAGGAGATGTCCGCGTCCAGCATGGAGCTTCTCCTCTCCGCCGAGCGCATGAAGGAGCTGGTCAGCGGCTTCCAGGTCTGA
- a CDS encoding ABC transporter substrate-binding protein, translated as MPSAEPGRPSRALRPRLPLRTAAAFAAVIAASAAACAGLRGPDREPIRFGVPLPLTSMDGKPDVYGANGKMGAELALREINAQGGIGGRRLEFRELDDRGDDSTAIGVAQQLFDDPKVVAVVGHVYSSTTIQAASIYQRGLPAVATSATSAEISGLGPWIFRVASSDSSNAASLARTAREMGLAAEIVYSNDDYGRGLDRFFGQALRAGGGRVLGSDPILDDMADFGPYLARLGRRGAGLVFLADAGGGAAKVIAQARALRMPLRFMGGDGIEALADGTAVYDGTMVGSLFHPDATEASRKFAAAYRAAFHREPDSSSALGYDAVMLLAEAVRAGNTTRQSIRDWLETVGRPGGAPAFEGVAGRVAFDEDGDPTGKAVYVSEIRNGRLQLSKVGR; from the coding sequence ATGCCTTCCGCCGAACCCGGCCGGCCGAGCCGCGCCCTGCGTCCGCGCCTCCCGCTCCGCACGGCCGCCGCCTTCGCCGCGGTCATCGCCGCATCTGCCGCCGCGTGCGCCGGGCTGCGCGGGCCGGACCGGGAGCCTATCCGCTTCGGCGTGCCCCTGCCGCTCACGAGCATGGACGGCAAGCCGGACGTGTACGGCGCGAACGGGAAGATGGGCGCCGAGCTCGCCCTGCGGGAGATCAACGCGCAGGGCGGCATCGGCGGGCGGCGGCTGGAGTTCCGCGAGCTGGACGACCGCGGCGACGACAGCACCGCCATCGGCGTGGCGCAGCAGCTCTTCGACGACCCCAAGGTCGTCGCCGTGGTGGGCCACGTGTACTCGTCCACCACCATCCAGGCAGCGTCCATCTACCAGCGCGGCCTGCCCGCGGTGGCGACCAGCGCCACCAGCGCCGAGATCTCCGGGCTGGGGCCGTGGATCTTCCGCGTGGCCTCCAGCGACTCGTCGAACGCGGCCTCGCTGGCGCGCACGGCGCGGGAGATGGGCCTCGCGGCGGAGATCGTCTACTCGAACGACGACTACGGCCGCGGGCTGGACCGCTTCTTCGGCCAGGCGCTGCGGGCCGGCGGCGGGCGGGTGCTGGGGTCCGACCCCATCCTGGACGACATGGCGGACTTCGGCCCGTACCTGGCGCGGCTGGGCCGGCGCGGCGCGGGCCTGGTCTTCCTGGCCGACGCGGGCGGCGGCGCGGCCAAGGTGATCGCCCAGGCGCGCGCCCTCCGCATGCCGCTGCGCTTCATGGGCGGCGACGGAATCGAGGCGCTGGCCGACGGCACCGCGGTGTACGACGGCACCATGGTCGGCTCCCTCTTCCACCCGGACGCCACCGAGGCTTCGCGGAAGTTCGCGGCCGCGTACCGCGCCGCCTTCCACCGCGAGCCGGACTCGTCGTCGGCGCTGGGGTACGACGCGGTGATGCTGCTGGCCGAGGCGGTGCGGGCGGGCAACACCACGCGCCAGTCCATCCGCGACTGGCTGGAGACGGTGGGCCGCCCCGGCGGCGCGCCGGCCTTCGAGGGCGTGGCGGGCCGCGTGGCGTTCGACGAGGACGGCGACCCCACGGGCAAGGCGGTGTACGTGAGCGAGATCCGGAACGGCAGGCTTCAGCTTTCCAAGGTCGGGAGATGA